From a region of the Campylobacter sp. genome:
- a CDS encoding sugar transferase: MKKQLCVLIILAVDIFVIWLCFGLAVVLKNLLYGDSVLLDIGRYQGFAPSYVIMIFLFFYQGIYSRRYDFWHESRILVKSCFLGLLLSLALLALIKVNYEFSRASFILSFAFMAVVLPLFKLITKRKLFKFGLWQKRAKILGEGEEFESAVLESAYLGYVRALGGDYDVLFIGGSRLGAKALNELIEHNIRKNKEILFTPVLRSYDFTQTDIYSVFASRTSLFAIRNSLKSPLNLALKRGLDLALIFLALPLLVPIFGVIALMMKLKEPAGRIFFSHQRMGFGGKPFGCLKFRSMKENGDEILAQYLKQNPQEVEYFEKYHKYEHDPRITKLGDFLRKSSLDELPQLINVLKGEMSIVGPRPCAQYERKDMGEYASLILSVKPGITGLWQVSGRSDVDFATRAGMDAWYMKNWSIWNDIVIILKTFKVVLAREGAS, encoded by the coding sequence ATGAAAAAGCAACTCTGCGTTTTAATAATCTTGGCGGTCGATATTTTCGTCATCTGGCTTTGCTTCGGACTTGCCGTGGTGCTTAAAAATCTGCTCTACGGCGATAGCGTGCTGCTGGACATCGGCAGGTATCAGGGCTTCGCGCCGTCCTATGTCATAATGATATTTCTATTTTTCTATCAGGGGATCTATTCGAGAAGGTATGATTTTTGGCATGAGAGCAGAATTTTAGTAAAAAGCTGTTTTTTGGGGCTTTTGCTAAGCCTTGCACTGCTTGCTCTAATCAAAGTCAATTACGAATTTTCGCGCGCCAGCTTTATTTTAAGCTTTGCCTTTATGGCGGTAGTTTTGCCGCTTTTTAAGCTCATAACGAAAAGGAAGCTTTTTAAATTTGGATTATGGCAGAAGAGGGCGAAAATTTTAGGCGAGGGCGAAGAGTTTGAGAGCGCCGTCTTAGAGAGCGCGTATTTAGGATATGTTAGAGCTCTTGGCGGCGATTACGACGTGTTGTTTATCGGCGGAAGCAGGCTTGGGGCGAAAGCCTTGAACGAGCTTATCGAGCATAATATCAGAAAGAACAAAGAAATTTTATTCACACCCGTGTTACGCTCATATGATTTCACGCAGACGGATATTTACAGCGTTTTTGCTTCGCGCACCAGCCTCTTTGCGATACGAAATTCTCTGAAAAGCCCTTTAAATTTAGCTCTTAAACGCGGGCTTGATTTGGCGCTAATTTTCTTAGCGCTTCCTCTGCTGGTGCCGATTTTCGGCGTAATCGCGCTGATGATGAAGCTAAAAGAGCCCGCGGGGCGCATATTTTTTTCGCACCAAAGGATGGGATTTGGCGGCAAACCGTTTGGGTGTCTGAAATTTCGCTCGATGAAAGAGAACGGTGATGAAATTTTAGCTCAGTACCTAAAGCAAAATCCGCAAGAGGTGGAGTATTTTGAAAAATATCACAAATACGAGCACGATCCGCGCATCACGAAGCTGGGCGATTTTTTGCGCAAAAGCTCGCTCGATGAGCTTCCGCAGCTGATCAACGTCTTAAAGGGTGAAATGAGCATCGTAGGCCCTCGCCCGTGTGCGCAATACGAGCGCAAGGATATGGGCGAATATGCTTCTCTTATCTTATCCGTCAAGCCTGGTATTACTGGGCTTTGGCAGGTGAGCGGGCGTAGCGATGTGGATTTTGCGACCAGGGCGGGCATGGATGCGTGGTATATGAAAAACTGGTCGATATGGAACGACATCGTCATTATTTTAAAAACCTTCAAAGTTGTTTTGGCGCGCGAAGGGGCAAGCTGA